One genomic region from Candidatus Omnitrophota bacterium encodes:
- the rplE gene encoding 50S ribosomal protein L5 produces the protein MEKKQRSRARLQEKYENEIIPEMMEKFSYKNTLQVPRIKKVTVNMGIGLAAHDDKIAEDAQKELAQLTGQKPIITKSKKAISNFKTRIGSPVGCCVTLRRVRMYEFLDKLINIALPRIKDFRGVSFKSFDKQGNYSLGLREHTIFPELEIDKVTKVKGMTVTITMTPSKATESYEVLKRLGMPFAQK, from the coding sequence ATGGAAAAGAAACAACGCAGCAGAGCGAGATTACAGGAAAAATATGAAAATGAGATTATCCCGGAGATGATGGAAAAATTTTCATATAAAAATACATTACAGGTTCCCCGCATAAAAAAAGTGACCGTTAATATGGGGATAGGTTTAGCCGCGCATGATGACAAGATAGCCGAAGACGCGCAAAAAGAACTTGCCCAGCTTACCGGCCAAAAACCGATAATTACCAAATCAAAAAAAGCCATATCCAATTTTAAAACAAGGATAGGCTCTCCTGTAGGGTGTTGTGTCACGTTGCGCAGGGTGAGGATGTATGAGTTCCTTGACAAGCTTATCAATATCGCTTTACCCAGGATAAAGGATTTCAGAGGCGTATCGTTTAAATCGTTTGATAAACAAGGCAATTATTCCCTCGGCCTGCGAGAACATACCATATTTCCGGAACTTGAAATAGACAAAGTGACCAAGGTCAAAGGTATGACGGTAACAATAACAATGACGCCCTCAAAGGCGACAGAGTCTTACGAGGTTCTTAAAAGGCTGGGGATGCCGTTCGCGCAAAAATAG
- a CDS encoding type Z 30S ribosomal protein S14 yields MAKKALIEKQKRKPKFSVRFYNRCMLCGRPRGFIRRFKLCRICFRELASRGEIPGVTKASW; encoded by the coding sequence TTGGCAAAAAAAGCTCTAATAGAAAAACAAAAAAGAAAGCCCAAGTTTAGCGTGCGTTTTTATAACAGATGCATGTTATGCGGCAGGCCGCGCGGTTTCATAAGAAGATTTAAACTTTGCAGGATATGCTTTAGGGAATTGGCTTCACGCGGAGAGATTCCGGGAGTAACAAAGGCCAGCTGGTAA